One part of the Thermococcus radiotolerans genome encodes these proteins:
- a CDS encoding nuclease-related domain-containing protein has translation MLIALGLFLAGLVFPPLLLGAFVAFLIGLREYNAYKTWQKGFMGEFRVIDELYIPSSVLLSDIHLPGRKGNVDHVLVSPKGIFVLETKNYSGEYWVNGEVWKTRGYMGRRRVKVKIRSPAVEVQKEVKAVSSFLKRKVGKDYQLYPLIVLTGDANVHGIKTSEIPILHLEDVPKYIDNFPTVLTQEDVSEVSQALGGYAAHVKDMRGDSEVGNFN, from the coding sequence ATGTTGATTGCGTTGGGGTTATTTCTTGCTGGGCTTGTTTTTCCTCCACTGCTATTGGGAGCGTTTGTAGCGTTCTTGATAGGCCTTAGGGAATACAACGCTTACAAAACGTGGCAAAAAGGGTTCATGGGAGAATTCCGTGTTATTGATGAACTGTATATCCCCAGTAGCGTCCTTCTCTCTGACATTCATTTGCCTGGCAGGAAGGGCAACGTTGACCATGTTCTGGTTAGTCCCAAGGGCATTTTTGTTCTCGAGACCAAAAACTATTCTGGGGAATACTGGGTCAACGGGGAGGTTTGGAAGACTAGGGGATACATGGGCAGAAGACGAGTGAAAGTCAAAATACGGAGCCCTGCAGTGGAGGTTCAAAAAGAAGTCAAGGCAGTATCGTCATTTCTCAAAAGGAAGGTTGGAAAGGACTACCAACTCTACCCTCTCATTGTCCTTACGGGAGATGCCAATGTTCATGGAATCAAGACCTCTGAAATTCCGATACTTCATTTAGAGGACGTACCCAAGTATATCGACAATTTTCCCACCGTACTGACTCAGGAGGATGTCTCTGAAGTGTCTCAGGCCTTAGGCGGATACGCGGCCCACGTAAAAGACATGCGTGGGGACTCTGAAGTGGGCAACTTTAACTAG
- a CDS encoding nicotinamide-nucleotide adenylyltransferase — translation MVKRGLFVGRFQPVHNGHIKALEFVFSQVDEVIIGIGSAQASHTLKNPFTTSERMEMLIRALNEADLNDKRYYLIPLPDINFNAIWATYVVSMVPRFDVVFTGNSLVAQLFREKGYEVIVQPMFRKDILSATEIRKRMVEGQPWEELVPKSVAEFIREIKGCERIKMLATNLEKNEKELQAPIRIPEF, via the coding sequence ATGGTCAAGCGCGGTCTATTCGTCGGCCGGTTTCAGCCGGTCCACAACGGCCATATAAAGGCGCTCGAATTCGTTTTTTCACAGGTTGATGAGGTAATCATAGGAATCGGAAGCGCCCAAGCTAGCCATACGCTGAAGAACCCCTTCACGACGAGCGAGAGGATGGAGATGCTCATCAGGGCGTTGAACGAGGCAGATCTCAACGACAAGCGCTACTACTTGATCCCGCTCCCGGACATAAACTTCAACGCCATCTGGGCGACCTACGTCGTCAGCATGGTTCCGCGCTTCGACGTCGTCTTCACAGGAAACTCGCTCGTCGCCCAGCTCTTCCGCGAGAAGGGCTACGAGGTCATCGTCCAGCCGATGTTCAGGAAGGACATCCTCTCGGCGACCGAGATAAGGAAGCGCATGGTCGAAGGACAGCCCTGGGAGGAGCTCGTGCCCAAGAGCGTGGCCGAGTTCATCAGGGAGATAAAGGGCTGCGAAAGGATAAAGATGCTCGCGACGAACCTTGAGAAGAATGAGAAGGAGCTCCAGGCGCCGATAAGGATTCCGGAGTTCTGA
- a CDS encoding HEPN domain-containing protein, which translates to MKFEVCIERGYLEQIEPSMELAKLSIKRAKETLLSAAKNVEIGVYDGALLLAYLAMFHAARAILYRDGWREKSHACVSAYLREFYAERGRLDLKWVRYLDYVRNLRHQSQYDVGFSPESTLVVEIMKIAKSFVEEMSKLVGGD; encoded by the coding sequence ATGAAGTTTGAGGTGTGCATAGAGAGAGGTTACCTCGAGCAAATTGAGCCCTCTATGGAACTAGCCAAGTTAAGCATTAAAAGAGCCAAAGAAACTCTTCTCTCGGCAGCTAAGAACGTTGAGATTGGCGTCTACGACGGTGCGCTTTTACTGGCCTATTTGGCGATGTTCCATGCCGCAAGGGCAATTCTGTACCGTGATGGTTGGCGAGAAAAGAGCCACGCCTGTGTCTCAGCGTACTTGCGCGAATTCTATGCCGAACGGGGGAGGTTGGATCTTAAATGGGTTAGATACCTTGATTACGTTCGTAATCTCCGTCATCAGAGCCAGTATGATGTTGGGTTTTCTCCCGAGTCTACTCTCGTTGTGGAAATCATGAAAATTGCAAAGAGTTTTGTGGAGGAGATGTCAAAATTGGTTGGGGGTGATTGA
- the pgsA gene encoding archaetidylinositol phosphate synthase: MLNRYRENVKGYLEAIVRPLAKAGVTPNQITVLGLLISLAGAYFFYRGEQAIAALVLLFGSLIDALDGTLARLTGKTSRFGAFLDSTFDRISDGAVLFGIALGNLVDWRVAFIAFMGSYLVSYERCRAELAGSGRLAVGIAERAERLLIIIITALFGYVEYGVYAVAVLAWITVLQRLYAAYQRLKE, encoded by the coding sequence TTGCTCAACAGGTACCGCGAGAACGTGAAGGGCTACCTCGAGGCCATCGTCAGACCACTCGCGAAGGCCGGCGTTACACCGAACCAGATAACGGTCCTCGGTCTGCTGATAAGCCTCGCCGGCGCTTACTTCTTCTACCGCGGCGAGCAGGCCATAGCAGCCCTCGTTCTGCTCTTCGGCTCGCTTATAGATGCCCTCGACGGAACGCTCGCGAGGCTCACCGGAAAGACGAGCCGCTTTGGGGCCTTCCTCGACTCCACCTTCGACAGGATAAGCGACGGAGCGGTTCTTTTCGGGATAGCCCTCGGAAACCTCGTGGACTGGCGCGTTGCGTTCATAGCTTTCATGGGGAGTTACCTGGTGAGCTACGAGCGGTGCAGGGCTGAACTGGCCGGTTCCGGAAGGCTGGCCGTTGGGATAGCCGAGAGGGCCGAGAGGCTGCTGATAATAATCATCACCGCGCTCTTCGGCTACGTTGAGTACGGTGTCTATGCGGTTGCGGTTCTGGCCTGGATAACCGTTCTCCAGAGGCTTTACGCGGCTTACCAGAGGCTCAAGGAGTGA
- a CDS encoding ASCH domain-containing protein, which produces MRVYHLRVREEYLDYIKSGEKRIEVRVAYPGLRGIQPGDKLIFNDSIPAVVTGVKRYETFRQVLREEPIKKIFPDEPSFERAVKRFHGMYPKWKENRYGVIAIRFKLLGEGR; this is translated from the coding sequence ATGAGGGTCTATCACCTGAGGGTTCGAGAGGAGTACCTGGACTACATAAAGTCCGGGGAGAAGCGGATAGAGGTTAGGGTTGCCTATCCGGGGCTGAGGGGAATACAACCCGGGGACAAGCTCATATTCAACGATTCGATTCCTGCTGTAGTCACCGGAGTCAAGCGCTACGAGACCTTCCGGCAGGTTCTGAGGGAGGAGCCGATAAAGAAAATCTTTCCAGACGAGCCGAGCTTCGAGAGGGCGGTGAAGAGGTTCCACGGCATGTATCCGAAGTGGAAGGAGAACCGCTACGGGGTCATCGCCATAAGGTTCAAGCTCCTCGGTGAGGGGAGATGA
- a CDS encoding tRNA (cytidine(56)-2'-O)-methyltransferase: MIVVLRLGHRPERDKRITTHVALTARAFGADKIIIAAEEDEHVRESVEDVVRRWGGPFEISFDPGWRKFMREWKERGGAIVHLTMYGIHIDDAMPRIRKELEEGRDVLVVVGAEKVPREVYEMADYNVGVGNQPHSEVAALAVFLDRLLKGEGLRKSFENAKLKIIPQERGKRVIELE, encoded by the coding sequence ATGATAGTAGTTCTAAGGCTCGGACACAGACCCGAGAGGGACAAGAGGATAACGACCCACGTCGCTTTGACGGCGAGGGCCTTCGGGGCGGATAAAATAATCATCGCGGCTGAAGAAGACGAGCACGTGAGGGAGAGCGTCGAGGACGTTGTCCGGAGATGGGGAGGGCCCTTCGAGATATCCTTCGACCCGGGCTGGAGGAAGTTCATGCGCGAGTGGAAGGAACGCGGGGGAGCGATAGTCCACCTCACGATGTACGGAATTCACATAGACGACGCGATGCCCCGGATCCGAAAAGAGCTGGAGGAAGGCCGGGACGTTCTCGTCGTCGTCGGCGCCGAGAAGGTGCCCAGGGAGGTCTACGAGATGGCCGACTACAACGTCGGAGTTGGGAACCAGCCCCACAGCGAGGTCGCCGCCTTGGCAGTCTTCCTGGACAGGCTCCTGAAGGGGGAAGGCCTGAGGAAAAGCTTTGAGAACGCAAAGCTCAAGATAATCCCGCAGGAGAGGGGCAAGAGGGTAATCGAGCTGGAATGA
- a CDS encoding nucleotidyltransferase domain-containing protein, which produces MLSKLFTTERRVRILSSLLEKDTFGVEEVARELKVSKGTVSSYLKELIEGGLVRKEGRRFRWVDENARRELKREVNYWRLREKLIPLKSDWIKALGVYGSFARGDNKRDSDVDVWILVEEEDPLKVAELHENLELLTGRKVDLMVLTKERLNRLKVENPYLYWNLKLVSLTIWGTLNEV; this is translated from the coding sequence ATGCTCAGCAAACTCTTCACGACTGAAAGAAGGGTGAGAATTCTCAGCAGTTTACTGGAGAAGGACACGTTTGGAGTCGAAGAGGTAGCTAGGGAATTAAAGGTGAGTAAGGGTACAGTTTCCTCATACCTCAAAGAGCTCATTGAGGGGGGATTAGTGAGGAAAGAAGGGCGAAGGTTCAGATGGGTAGATGAAAACGCACGGAGAGAACTTAAACGTGAGGTGAACTACTGGAGACTTCGTGAAAAGCTCATTCCTTTGAAGAGTGACTGGATAAAAGCTCTTGGAGTCTACGGGAGTTTTGCAAGGGGTGATAATAAAAGGGACAGTGACGTTGATGTCTGGATTTTGGTTGAAGAAGAAGATCCTCTCAAAGTTGCTGAACTTCATGAAAACCTTGAACTATTAACCGGAAGGAAGGTTGACCTAATGGTTCTTACCAAGGAACGGCTCAATCGCCTTAAAGTTGAAAATCCCTATCTTTACTGGAACCTTAAGTTGGTGTCTTTAACAATATGGGGGACTCTGAATGAAGTTTGA
- a CDS encoding A24 family peptidase C-terminal domain-containing protein: MDYVPLILGLVMGVVTSYTDAKTGFIFDNHIFPTLTLIGKLLGWEEGEEGEESLPGWIPRLIIPAVEVGIIYYLYLGISQGDALLAASGFVGLVLGFVLGLLLYYLGAWASGDAVILAGFSALLPYAPATASIVAPYTVEYPLYPLTILLNSIIAIFPFIFVYAFGVLIARRKFAELRAIFTERAKLTLELSLWIMAALGLRLIIYETTGVSIVGLWSWVFTIGVIYVLGKFRKVGDAIGIGVLAYLIYQEPSTAVGAFLKLLAVLYLFKVFLSLVKFMRTEVLMEEVAVEKLREWDILGETVFEKDGEILRDRTDTFTRIKNALLSADLGALHPDYGKVIASSSAEGLSREQIEELKRLVEEGRLENSFLRKKSMPFAPALFLGFLISYFWGDIFWWIQLKIAGL; encoded by the coding sequence ATGGATTACGTTCCCCTGATTCTGGGGCTGGTTATGGGAGTCGTTACTTCGTACACCGATGCAAAGACGGGATTCATTTTTGACAACCACATTTTTCCGACGCTCACCCTGATAGGAAAGCTCCTCGGATGGGAGGAGGGGGAGGAAGGGGAAGAAAGTCTTCCAGGGTGGATTCCCAGGCTGATAATACCTGCCGTCGAGGTCGGGATAATCTACTACCTCTACCTTGGAATCAGTCAGGGAGATGCGCTCCTAGCCGCATCGGGCTTCGTTGGGCTTGTGTTGGGCTTCGTCCTCGGTTTGCTCCTCTACTATCTCGGGGCCTGGGCGAGCGGTGACGCGGTGATACTCGCCGGCTTCTCGGCGCTCCTGCCCTACGCACCGGCAACAGCCTCTATCGTCGCCCCCTACACCGTTGAGTACCCCCTCTACCCCCTGACGATACTTCTAAACAGCATCATAGCGATATTCCCCTTCATCTTCGTCTACGCCTTCGGGGTGCTCATCGCCAGAAGGAAGTTCGCCGAGCTGAGGGCCATATTCACCGAGAGGGCAAAGCTTACCCTTGAGCTATCCCTCTGGATAATGGCCGCCCTCGGCCTCAGGCTGATAATCTACGAGACCACGGGGGTCTCAATCGTCGGGCTGTGGTCGTGGGTATTCACAATCGGCGTGATATACGTCCTCGGAAAGTTCAGGAAGGTTGGAGATGCTATAGGAATCGGCGTCCTGGCCTACCTGATTTATCAGGAACCATCAACCGCCGTGGGGGCGTTTCTAAAGCTCCTCGCCGTGCTGTACCTGTTTAAGGTGTTCCTATCCCTTGTGAAGTTCATGCGCACCGAGGTTCTGATGGAAGAGGTGGCGGTGGAGAAGCTCAGGGAGTGGGACATCCTGGGCGAGACTGTATTTGAGAAGGACGGAGAAATACTCAGGGACAGAACGGACACCTTCACGAGGATAAAGAACGCCCTCCTCAGTGCCGACTTGGGTGCACTCCATCCTGATTACGGCAAGGTTATAGCCTCCTCCAGTGCGGAGGGCCTGAGCAGGGAGCAGATCGAGGAACTCAAGCGGCTCGTTGAGGAGGGAAGGCTTGAAAACAGCTTTCTGAGAAAGAAGTCGATGCCCTTCGCTCCGGCTCTCTTCCTCGGCTTCCTGATAAGCTACTTCTGGGGCGACATATTCTGGTGGATTCAGCTCAAGATAGCCGGACTGTGA
- a CDS encoding protein-L-isoaspartate(D-aspartate) O-methyltransferase has translation MVSEDELRRRWERTVERLFRERIIRSEAVRKAFLKYPRYLFVQKRYWDYAHVDEPLPIPAGQTISAPHMVAIMLELAELRPGMKVLEVGTGSGWNAALIAELVKTDVYTIERIPELVEFARRNLGRAGVENVHVIPGDGTKGFPPKAPYDRIIVTAGAPKVPDPLVEQLKPGGKLLIPVGSYHLWQDLLEVLKLPDGSTETRNHGGVAFVPLIGEHGWRG, from the coding sequence ATGGTTTCCGAGGACGAACTTCGGAGAAGATGGGAGAGAACTGTTGAGCGGCTTTTTCGGGAGAGGATCATCCGAAGCGAGGCCGTTAGAAAGGCTTTTCTTAAGTATCCGCGCTACCTCTTCGTTCAGAAGCGGTACTGGGACTACGCCCACGTTGATGAGCCCCTCCCCATTCCCGCGGGGCAGACGATAAGTGCCCCTCACATGGTGGCGATAATGCTCGAGCTGGCCGAGCTGAGGCCCGGGATGAAGGTCCTTGAGGTGGGAACCGGCAGCGGATGGAACGCAGCCCTGATAGCTGAGCTCGTAAAGACCGACGTTTACACAATAGAACGGATTCCCGAGCTTGTCGAATTCGCGAGGAGGAACCTCGGGCGAGCTGGGGTGGAAAACGTCCACGTGATTCCCGGGGACGGCACGAAGGGCTTTCCGCCAAAGGCACCCTACGACAGGATAATCGTCACCGCCGGGGCGCCAAAGGTTCCCGACCCCCTTGTGGAGCAGCTAAAACCCGGAGGAAAACTGCTGATACCCGTTGGGAGCTACCACCTGTGGCAGGACCTCCTGGAGGTCCTCAAGCTCCCCGACGGTTCAACTGAGACCAGGAACCATGGGGGTGTTGCCTTCGTGCCGCTCATTGGGGAGCACGGCTGGAGGGGGTAG
- a CDS encoding transglutaminase-like domain-containing protein, with amino-acid sequence MVMRKLIPVLLLILIVVVSGCLFKPPAEVNFSIDKTLVRPGGTIHVMILVNNTGKVGLTGATLVLGDDSFQILQEPKFPEILPVGDAVQLVWILRAPLKPGVYNLKLSLELTDELKRSWTGFYGQFRITVSSEAGPSDEVEVNVEAPEVIEGGETADITVVIKNQLDVPIELRDLSFNLFNGMKVVSAGTLPASVDGKDEVRVRYTVRAPYAYREGYISAILKYAISGAEGSTVKSFPLKVVWEPWNQSTEVLKEAYGLKYHWVTDEYIVDGYWMERYNSTSEFNRTEFRNTTLRIIRSAESEPQAVEAIYSWMMRTYSLGDTTSTLEPDRILPQDRVSYAEAQILITAMLRSVDIPARIITLSNGTDCTMRPMTEFYTADGWYIVDVKHGFVGSVDDYLASPYFPKVYQLVTRDGFRIVAQAPATLQGHEHVDVTGDFLANLEDRLLKKVTERLKPELRSKLMLVMNNLDENERLYALFLFASAPNEEDLNRVLSEYGTGKIEQDVKTMYEFYKNMTWRDDFTRYWKIFAGEV; translated from the coding sequence ATGGTCATGAGGAAGTTAATCCCCGTCCTGCTGCTGATTCTCATCGTGGTGGTTTCAGGCTGCCTCTTCAAGCCTCCGGCAGAGGTTAACTTCTCGATTGACAAGACCCTCGTTCGACCGGGCGGGACGATTCACGTCATGATACTCGTCAACAACACCGGGAAGGTCGGACTCACCGGTGCGACGCTCGTTCTCGGAGACGACAGCTTCCAGATACTCCAGGAGCCGAAGTTTCCGGAGATACTTCCGGTCGGCGATGCGGTGCAGCTGGTCTGGATTCTAAGGGCGCCCCTAAAACCGGGTGTCTACAACCTGAAGCTGTCCCTCGAGCTTACCGACGAGCTCAAGCGCTCGTGGACGGGCTTCTACGGGCAGTTCAGGATAACGGTGTCAAGCGAGGCCGGTCCTTCAGACGAGGTCGAGGTGAACGTCGAGGCACCGGAGGTTATCGAGGGCGGGGAAACCGCAGATATAACCGTGGTAATTAAGAACCAGCTGGACGTCCCGATAGAACTCCGCGACCTCAGCTTCAACCTCTTCAACGGCATGAAGGTTGTGAGCGCGGGGACGCTTCCAGCGTCCGTCGATGGAAAGGATGAGGTGAGGGTCAGGTACACCGTGAGGGCACCGTACGCGTACCGCGAGGGCTACATATCGGCCATCCTCAAGTACGCGATAAGCGGCGCCGAGGGCAGCACAGTCAAGAGCTTCCCGCTGAAGGTGGTGTGGGAGCCGTGGAACCAGAGCACCGAGGTTCTAAAGGAGGCCTACGGCCTGAAGTACCACTGGGTAACCGATGAGTACATAGTCGACGGCTACTGGATGGAGCGCTACAACTCGACGTCGGAGTTCAACAGAACAGAGTTCAGGAACACGACGCTCAGAATAATCCGGAGCGCCGAGTCGGAGCCGCAGGCCGTGGAGGCAATATACAGCTGGATGATGAGGACATACTCCCTGGGAGACACCACCTCGACCCTTGAGCCAGACAGGATACTTCCCCAGGACAGGGTAAGCTACGCGGAGGCCCAGATACTCATCACGGCGATGCTGCGTTCGGTTGATATCCCCGCCAGAATCATAACACTCTCCAACGGCACGGACTGCACGATGAGACCCATGACCGAGTTCTACACCGCCGACGGGTGGTACATCGTGGACGTAAAGCACGGCTTCGTTGGTTCCGTTGACGACTACCTCGCCAGCCCGTACTTCCCCAAGGTGTACCAGCTCGTAACGCGCGACGGCTTCAGGATAGTCGCCCAGGCACCGGCGACCCTTCAGGGGCACGAGCACGTTGACGTCACAGGCGATTTCCTCGCGAACCTTGAGGACAGGCTCCTGAAGAAGGTAACCGAGAGACTGAAGCCGGAGCTGAGGTCAAAGCTCATGCTCGTCATGAACAACCTCGACGAGAACGAGAGGCTGTACGCCCTGTTCCTCTTCGCCTCGGCGCCCAACGAGGAGGACCTGAACAGGGTGCTGAGCGAGTACGGCACGGGCAAAATAGAGCAAGACGTAAAAACCATGTACGAGTTCTACAAGAACATGACCTGGAGGGACGACTTCACCAGATACTGGAAGATATTCGCGGGGGAGGTATGA
- a CDS encoding TIGR02253 family HAD-type hydrolase, with translation MKAVFFDFVGTLITKEGENVTHQNIVREVLRKAGREDLDYVMLWEEYETESSAMFKELAGKPYVKIRDVDTEAMRKVAERYGFTVPDDFWEISITMHERYGQLFPDAVETIKALKDLGLHVGIITDSDNDYIEAHLKALGIYDLFDSITTSEDAGFYKPHEGPFRLALERAGVEAGEALYVGDNPAKDCVGAKKAGMMSVLLDPNGTKRELWGNCDFVVSKLGEVVEIVKGLMEK, from the coding sequence ATGAAAGCAGTCTTCTTCGATTTCGTGGGCACGCTCATAACGAAGGAAGGCGAAAACGTTACCCATCAGAACATCGTGAGGGAGGTTCTCAGAAAGGCCGGGAGGGAAGATCTCGACTACGTGATGCTCTGGGAGGAATACGAGACCGAAAGCTCTGCGATGTTCAAGGAACTGGCCGGCAAGCCCTACGTCAAAATCCGGGACGTCGACACAGAGGCCATGCGGAAGGTGGCCGAGCGCTACGGTTTTACAGTTCCCGATGACTTCTGGGAGATAAGCATCACTATGCACGAGCGTTACGGCCAGCTCTTCCCGGATGCCGTTGAGACAATTAAGGCCCTCAAAGACCTCGGCCTCCACGTCGGAATCATAACCGACTCGGACAACGACTACATCGAGGCCCACCTCAAGGCCCTCGGAATCTACGACCTGTTTGACTCCATAACGACCAGCGAGGATGCCGGCTTCTACAAGCCCCACGAGGGGCCCTTCAGGCTCGCCCTCGAAAGGGCCGGCGTTGAAGCGGGCGAAGCCCTCTACGTCGGCGACAACCCGGCCAAAGACTGCGTTGGGGCCAAGAAAGCCGGCATGATGAGCGTCCTCCTTGACCCGAATGGTACGAAGAGGGAACTGTGGGGGAACTGCGACTTCGTGGTTTCAAAACTGGGCGAGGTCGTTGAAATCGTGAAGGGTCTGATGGAAAAATGA
- a CDS encoding class III signal peptide-containing protein — MRRAQGALEYLFMLAAVLVLVTIAARVVLNGTRNLNEAISNYTTQVRKQILEDL; from the coding sequence ATGAGACGAGCCCAGGGAGCCCTTGAGTACCTGTTCATGCTGGCGGCGGTTCTGGTTCTGGTGACCATAGCTGCCAGAGTGGTTCTCAACGGCACGAGGAACCTCAACGAGGCAATATCAAACTACACAACCCAGGTAAGGAAGCAGATTCTCGAAGATCTATGA
- a CDS encoding HAD-IB family phosphatase, with translation MVKLIAFDLEGTLVKSVSSWVELHKRFGTWEKGKEYAELFFAGKIDYVEWADLDASLWKGHTRDEIMEWANSVEYMDGAKELIEFLRRNGFKIAILSSGLMCLAGRIAKELEVDYVFANELVFENGVVTGKVNPLVDFKSKGTILRELKEELEPELTVAVGDGFNDLSMFKEADVSIAINPHEGVEGDHNVESLYEVMEIVKGLIEERGQ, from the coding sequence ATGGTCAAGCTCATAGCCTTCGATCTCGAGGGGACGCTGGTCAAGTCGGTCTCCAGCTGGGTGGAGCTTCACAAGAGGTTTGGAACCTGGGAGAAGGGAAAGGAATACGCCGAGCTCTTCTTTGCGGGAAAGATAGACTACGTGGAGTGGGCCGATCTCGATGCCTCCCTGTGGAAGGGCCACACCAGGGATGAGATTATGGAATGGGCGAACTCGGTCGAGTACATGGATGGAGCAAAGGAGCTCATCGAGTTTCTGAGGAGGAACGGCTTCAAGATAGCGATACTCAGCAGCGGCCTCATGTGCCTCGCCGGAAGGATAGCGAAGGAGCTCGAGGTTGACTACGTCTTCGCAAACGAGCTGGTCTTTGAAAACGGCGTCGTTACCGGGAAGGTCAACCCCCTCGTTGACTTCAAGAGCAAGGGAACCATACTCCGGGAGCTGAAGGAGGAGCTGGAGCCGGAGCTTACTGTGGCCGTCGGCGACGGCTTCAACGACCTGAGCATGTTCAAGGAAGCCGACGTCAGCATAGCGATAAATCCCCACGAGGGCGTGGAGGGCGACCACAACGTTGAGAGCCTCTACGAGGTCATGGAGATCGTCAAGGGACTCATAGAAGAGCGGGGTCAGTGA
- a CDS encoding ASCH domain-containing protein, which translates to MRHLEFDGRYAEAILSGRKRATVRLGRKPNLKPCDEVLIHSGGYAIGKAVIERVESKTVGELTDEDAFLDGFSSREELIRALKSHYKYVNDDSTAHVIVFRLVERFEKPVMSSDYAYEGNLPVEIAEKALEHLDLSEEDRKLLELFLRAGSLRKAAHRLGGMDKRYLIRDALRRAYEELKKRGIMGPKV; encoded by the coding sequence ATGAGGCACTTAGAGTTCGATGGGCGCTACGCAGAGGCCATACTGAGCGGAAGGAAGAGGGCGACGGTGAGGCTTGGAAGAAAGCCGAATCTCAAACCCTGCGACGAGGTTCTCATTCATTCGGGCGGCTACGCGATAGGGAAGGCGGTTATCGAGAGAGTCGAGAGCAAAACCGTTGGCGAGCTCACCGACGAGGACGCTTTTCTGGACGGTTTTTCGAGCAGGGAGGAGCTGATAAGGGCCCTCAAAAGCCACTACAAGTACGTTAACGACGATTCCACCGCCCACGTTATAGTCTTCCGTCTCGTGGAGCGCTTCGAGAAGCCGGTCATGAGCTCGGACTACGCCTACGAGGGCAATTTGCCGGTGGAGATAGCCGAGAAGGCCCTTGAGCACCTCGACCTCTCCGAGGAGGACAGAAAGCTCCTCGAACTTTTCCTCCGGGCGGGAAGTCTGAGAAAGGCCGCCCACAGGCTTGGGGGCATGGACAAGAGGTACCTGATTAGGGACGCCCTCAGGAGGGCCTACGAGGAGCTGAAAAAGAGGGGCATCATGGGGCCGAAGGTTTGA
- a CDS encoding SAM hydrolase/SAM-dependent halogenase family protein, whose amino-acid sequence MITLTTDFGLRGPYVGEMKAAMLRLNPEAVIVDVSHSITRHSVLEGSFVMEQVVKYSPEGTVHVGVIDPGVGTERRAVIIEGEQFLVVPDNGLAMLPLKHIKAKKAWEIDFERVKRFTKWEISSTFHGRDVFGPVGALLDAWVEPEKLGSEIPLESLIRLDVEPRREDDLWLLKVLYIDDFGNVILNLEGYERPERVELPDRGLKIPYLDTYGQVKPGELLALPGSHDYLEIAVNRGSAAERLGLKIGDEVRVRLVQ is encoded by the coding sequence ATGATAACCCTGACGACTGACTTTGGCCTTAGGGGCCCCTACGTGGGGGAGATGAAGGCTGCCATGTTGAGGCTCAACCCGGAGGCGGTAATCGTCGATGTCAGCCATTCAATAACCCGGCATTCCGTTCTTGAGGGATCGTTTGTGATGGAGCAGGTGGTCAAGTACTCGCCCGAGGGGACGGTTCACGTTGGCGTGATAGACCCAGGCGTTGGAACCGAGAGGCGGGCGGTTATAATCGAGGGCGAGCAGTTCCTCGTCGTCCCGGACAACGGTCTGGCCATGCTTCCCCTCAAGCACATCAAGGCGAAGAAGGCATGGGAGATAGACTTCGAGAGGGTGAAGCGCTTCACCAAGTGGGAGATAAGCTCGACCTTCCATGGAAGGGACGTTTTTGGACCGGTTGGGGCCCTGCTGGACGCGTGGGTCGAGCCGGAGAAGCTCGGAAGCGAGATTCCACTGGAAAGCTTAATTAGGCTGGACGTCGAACCGAGGAGGGAGGATGACCTCTGGCTGCTCAAAGTGTTATACATCGATGACTTTGGCAACGTCATCCTGAACCTTGAGGGCTACGAAAGGCCGGAGAGGGTTGAACTGCCCGACCGTGGTCTCAAGATACCCTACCTAGACACCTACGGTCAGGTAAAGCCCGGCGAACTGCTTGCACTCCCCGGAAGCCACGACTACCTCGAGATAGCCGTCAACCGGGGGAGCGCGGCAGAAAGGCTCGGCCTGAAGATCGGGGATGAGGTTAGGGTGAGGTTAGTTCAGTAG